The Acidobacteriota bacterium genome contains a region encoding:
- a CDS encoding dockerin type I domain-containing protein, with protein sequence MKYVASISLALILAVLALPAQAQSPPCCELGDLNGDGSLSITDIGLLRGYCINNTPLTLEQQFNADVDGDGTPCTTAPGGGWFDAILIANVITGTISTFPRCGDMDWDGELEWADESTGADYDDTQILRQHILNINYITDPVTLSNADASDNGTITTYDMTLFQKLYYGIEDGVPACEF encoded by the coding sequence ATGAAGTACGTTGCCAGCATAAGTCTCGCCCTGATCCTGGCCGTCCTGGCACTGCCCGCCCAAGCCCAATCACCGCCTTGCTGCGAGCTCGGAGACCTCAACGGGGACGGCTCCCTCAGCATCACCGACATCGGCCTGCTTCGCGGCTATTGCATCAACAACACACCGCTGACCCTGGAGCAGCAATTCAACGCCGACGTCGACGGCGACGGCACCCCCTGCACCACCGCCCCCGGCGGCGGCTGGTTCGACGCTATCCTCATCGCCAACGTCATCACCGGCACCATCTCCACCTTCCCGCGCTGCGGCGACATGGATTGGGACGGTGAGCTGGAATGGGCGGACGAGAGCACCGGTGCCGACTACGACGACACCCAGATCCTGCGCCAGCACATCCTCAACATCAACTACATCACCGACCCTGTGACCCTCTCCAACGCCGACGCCAGCGACAACGGCACCATCACCACCTACGACATGACGCTCTTCCAGAAGCTCTACTACGGCATCGAGGACGGGGTCCCGGCCTGCGAGTTCTGA
- a CDS encoding Nif3-like dinuclear metal center hexameric protein: MDRAELVAYLDRYLHAHEGADYGPNGLQVEGRREIRKVVTGVSACQELFERARQAEADAVLVHHGIFWTGMPYSLTGMQYRRVAELMAGDLNLLAYHLPLDRHSEVGNNAVAARALGLMELEPFGDHKGYPVGFKGRFPEPVPAPELVRRTEDFYRQEPLAFLSGPEQVSTLGIISGGAQKELYTAIDQGLDAFLTGEVSEWVMNLARENQIHFLACGHYATERCGIQALGEHIAQAFDLDVEFIDVPNPV, encoded by the coding sequence ATGGACCGCGCGGAGCTCGTCGCCTACCTCGACCGCTACCTCCACGCCCACGAGGGCGCGGACTACGGCCCCAATGGCCTCCAGGTCGAGGGACGGCGCGAGATCCGCAAGGTCGTCACCGGCGTCTCCGCCTGCCAGGAGCTCTTCGAGCGTGCCCGGCAGGCGGAGGCGGACGCGGTGCTGGTCCACCACGGGATCTTCTGGACCGGCATGCCTTACTCCCTCACCGGCATGCAGTATCGGCGGGTCGCCGAGCTGATGGCCGGCGATCTCAACCTCCTCGCCTACCACCTGCCCCTGGACCGTCATTCGGAAGTCGGCAACAACGCCGTGGCGGCCCGCGCTCTGGGCCTCATGGAGCTCGAACCCTTCGGGGACCACAAGGGCTACCCCGTAGGCTTCAAGGGTCGCTTCCCCGAGCCGGTCCCGGCCCCGGAGCTGGTGCGTCGCACCGAAGACTTCTACCGCCAGGAGCCCCTCGCCTTCCTCAGCGGCCCGGAGCAAGTCTCCACCCTCGGCATCATCAGCGGCGGAGCCCAGAAGGAGCTCTACACCGCCATCGACCAAGGTCTCGACGCCTTCCTCACCGGCGAGGTCAGCGAGTGGGTGATGAATCTGGCGCGGGAAAACCAGATCCACTTCCTCGCCTGTGGCCACTACGCTACCGAGCGTTGCGGCATCCAGGCCCTCGGCGAGCACATCGCCCAGGCCTTCGACCTCGACGTCGAGTTCATCGACGTGCCGAACCCGGTCTAG